One genomic window of Nicotiana sylvestris chromosome 10, ASM39365v2, whole genome shotgun sequence includes the following:
- the LOC104211265 gene encoding beta-arabinofuranosyltransferase RAY1 isoform X6 — protein MKISNSLFLSLTTMNFFQSILFPFLYNNKAKPLGLWLIWLWGFTLIGVSFYATQLMILPSSFKGQILLDGPTITIFTAPRPFVGSIGERQALAIRSWLGLSPDISVVLFSQQPSVFSFAELFSPRVSVEPNVDFTFLGTPFFHSMVARSKASSSDVSVVIDPDTILLPDFIQTMKYAHKLDHDWLLFSSSKSVSHFPFHLDADGKRWFQDDGSRVKTLKLQDFLSQDWKWNLCDGKMLIAWNNGDLPLHKGVLPPFLYGKGLHNRWLINEALLSDFRFVFDASWAISNLYVNDLDQDFDRASEYFLGLATGKRFWEVTGNSNLAMLYGSLYFHEQNFSNIFRLFQCGGHYLFINSAQMVVYPLKYKGSLSLRKQVMFKSTREKKTLECIDTIRSTEGANDCSVENYWNVSTPISLPLSLDILLSLRADKNKTVVLAVVGYSYKEMLMSWVCRLNHLQISNFLVCALDDDIYDFSILQGLPVFKYANLETKISFDNCHFGTECFQKVTKVKSRIVLQILKLGYNVLMSDVDIYWFKNPLPLLSSFGPAVLVAQSDEYKLTGCEACSKLKSF, from the exons ATGAAAATCTCCAATTCCTTATTCTTATCACTAACAACAATGAACTTCTTTCAATCTATTCTCTTCCCATTTCTCTACAACAACAAG GCAAAGCCACTTGGGTTGTGGTTGATTTGGCTATGGGGGTTTACCTTAATTGGTGTCTCCTTTTATGCTACTCAACTTATGATATTGCCATCTTCTTTTAAAGGTCAGATACTTTTGGATGGTCCAACTATTACCATATTTACAGCGCCAAGGCCTTTTGTGGGTTCCATTGGGGAAAGGCAAGCTCTTGCTATTCGATCTTGGCTTGGCTTATCACCAGACATTAGTGTTGTTCTGTTCAGCCAACAACCTTCTGTTTTCTCCTTTGCTGAATTATTTAGTCCCCGCGTCTCAGTTGAGCCCAACGTCGATTTCAC GTTTCTAGGCACACCATTTTTTCATTCCATGGTTGCAAGGTCAAAAGCATCCTCTTCAGATGTTTCCGTTGTGATTGATCCAGACACTATTCTCTTGCCAGACTTCATTCAAACTATGAAATATGCTCATAAACTTGATCATGATTGGCTCctgttttcttcttcaaaaagtgTTTCCCACTTCCCATTTCACTTGGATGCAGATGGGAAACGTTGGTTTCAAGATGATGGAAGCCGAGTGAAGACCCTAAAG TTGCAGGATTTCCTTTCACAAGATTGGAAATGGAACCTTTGTGATGGAAAAATGCTAATAGCTTGGAACAATGGAGATCTTCCCTTGCATAAAGGAGTCCTCCCTCCGTTTCTTTATGGAAAGGGGCTTCATAACCGCTGGCTTATAAATGAAGCTCTGCTTTCTGATTTCAGATTTGTCTTTGATGCTAGTTGGGCCATTTCTAATTTGTACGTTAATGATCTTGACCAGGATTTCGATCGCGCAAGTGAATATTTTCTTGGCCTGGCTACTGGAAAAAGGTTTTGGGAAGTTACGGGGAACTCCAATTTAGCAATGCTTTATGGATCATTATATTTCCATGAGCAGAACTTCTCTAACATATTTAGGCTTTTTCAGTGTGGAGGACACTATCTCTTCATAAATTCCGCACAAATGGTTGTTTACCCTTTGAAGTACAAAGGATCATTGAGTTTAAGAAAACAAGTTATGTTCAAGTCAACAAGAGAGAAGAAAACTTTGGAATGCATTGATACTATCAGATCAACCGAGGGAGCTAATGACTGCTCTGTGGAGAACTACTGGAATGTGTCGACGCCAATTTCGCTTCCTTTATCTTTAGATATATTACTGTCACTTCGTGCAGACAAAAATAAGACAGTTGTGCTAGCAGTTGTTGGGTATAGTTACAAAGAGATGCTAATGAGTTGGGTCTGCAGGCTGAACCATCTCCAGATCTCTAACTTTTTGGTCTGTGCTCTTGACGATGATATATATGATTTCTCCATCTTGCAG GGCCTTCCCGTCTTCAAGTATGCCAATCTTGAAACCAAGATCAGCTTCGACAACTGTCATTTTGGAACTGAATGCTTTCAAAAAGTAACCAAAGTTAAGTCCAGAATCGTTCTGCAGATACTGAAGCTTGGTTACAATGTATTAATGAGCGATGTTGACATTTATTGGTTCAAGAATCCACTTCCCTTGCTTAGCTCATTTGGCCCGGCAGTTCTTGTGGCACAATCAGATGAATACAAGTTGACAG GTTGTGAAGCATGCAGCAAACTCAAATCTTTCTGA
- the LOC104211265 gene encoding beta-arabinofuranosyltransferase RAY1 isoform X5 — protein sequence MVQLLPYLQRQGLLWVPLGKGKLLLFDLGLAYHQTLVLFCSANNLLFSPLLNYLVPASQLSPTSISHGKRWFQDDGSRVKTLKLQDFLSQDWKWNLCDGKMLIAWNNGDLPLHKGVLPPFLYGKGLHNRWLINEALLSDFRFVFDASWAISNLYVNDLDQDFDRASEYFLGLATGKRFWEVTGNSNLAMLYGSLYFHEQNFSNIFRLFQCGGHYLFINSAQMVVYPLKYKGSLSLRKQVMFKSTREKKTLECIDTIRSTEGANDCSVENYWNVSTPISLPLSLDILLSLRADKNKTVVLAVVGYSYKEMLMSWVCRLNHLQISNFLVCALDDDIYDFSILQGLPVFKYANLETKISFDNCHFGTECFQKVTKVKSRIVLQILKLGYNVLMSDVDIYWFKNPLPLLSSFGPAVLVAQSDEYKLTGPINLPRRLNSGFYYAHSDFTTIAALEKVVKHAANSNLSEQPSFYDTLCGEGGYNRIDDSSCLEPQTNLTVQFLDRNLFPNGAYKDLWQASNVKEACLMKGCFIIHNNWISGRRKKLERQVPSGLWEYDMSTRMCFQMWHKTKVVYF from the exons ATGGTCCAACTATTACCATATTTACAGCGCCAAGGCCTTTTGTGGGTTCCATTGGGGAAAGGCAAGCTCTTGCTATTCGATCTTGGCTTGGCTTATCACCAGACATTAGTGTTGTTCTGTTCAGCCAACAACCTTCTGTTTTCTCCTTTGCTGAATTATTTAGTCCCCGCGTCTCAGTTGAGCCCAACGTCGATTTCAC ATGGGAAACGTTGGTTTCAAGATGATGGAAGCCGAGTGAAGACCCTAAAG TTGCAGGATTTCCTTTCACAAGATTGGAAATGGAACCTTTGTGATGGAAAAATGCTAATAGCTTGGAACAATGGAGATCTTCCCTTGCATAAAGGAGTCCTCCCTCCGTTTCTTTATGGAAAGGGGCTTCATAACCGCTGGCTTATAAATGAAGCTCTGCTTTCTGATTTCAGATTTGTCTTTGATGCTAGTTGGGCCATTTCTAATTTGTACGTTAATGATCTTGACCAGGATTTCGATCGCGCAAGTGAATATTTTCTTGGCCTGGCTACTGGAAAAAGGTTTTGGGAAGTTACGGGGAACTCCAATTTAGCAATGCTTTATGGATCATTATATTTCCATGAGCAGAACTTCTCTAACATATTTAGGCTTTTTCAGTGTGGAGGACACTATCTCTTCATAAATTCCGCACAAATGGTTGTTTACCCTTTGAAGTACAAAGGATCATTGAGTTTAAGAAAACAAGTTATGTTCAAGTCAACAAGAGAGAAGAAAACTTTGGAATGCATTGATACTATCAGATCAACCGAGGGAGCTAATGACTGCTCTGTGGAGAACTACTGGAATGTGTCGACGCCAATTTCGCTTCCTTTATCTTTAGATATATTACTGTCACTTCGTGCAGACAAAAATAAGACAGTTGTGCTAGCAGTTGTTGGGTATAGTTACAAAGAGATGCTAATGAGTTGGGTCTGCAGGCTGAACCATCTCCAGATCTCTAACTTTTTGGTCTGTGCTCTTGACGATGATATATATGATTTCTCCATCTTGCAG GGCCTTCCCGTCTTCAAGTATGCCAATCTTGAAACCAAGATCAGCTTCGACAACTGTCATTTTGGAACTGAATGCTTTCAAAAAGTAACCAAAGTTAAGTCCAGAATCGTTCTGCAGATACTGAAGCTTGGTTACAATGTATTAATGAGCGATGTTGACATTTATTGGTTCAAGAATCCACTTCCCTTGCTTAGCTCATTTGGCCCGGCAGTTCTTGTGGCACAATCAGATGAATACAAGTTGACAG GGCCTATAAACTTACCTCGACGTCTGAATTCTGGTTTCTATTATGCTCATTCGGATTTTACGACTATTGCTGCTCTTGAGAAGGTTGTGAAGCATGCAGCAAACTCAAATCTTTCTGAGCAACCAAGCTTCTATGATACTTTGTGCGGGGAAGGTGGATACAATCGCATAGATGATAGCAGTTGCTTAGAACCTCAAACGAACTTGACCGTTCAATTCCTGGACAGAAACCTCTTTCCGAATGGCGCATACAAAGATCTTTGGCAAGCAAGCAATGTGAAGGAAGCCTGTTTGATGAAGGGCTGTTTTATTATTCATAACAACTGGATTAGTGGGAGAAGGAAAAAGCTAGAACGTCAAGTGCCATCAGGGCTCTGGGAATACGATATGAGCACAAGAATGTGTTTTCAGATGTGGCACAAGACAAAAGTTGTGTATTTTTGA